Part of the Natronogracilivirga saccharolytica genome is shown below.
GGCGGACGTGCATGGATCAAAGATGGTCAGCTGCATGAGGCGGTAAAAGGGGTAAATGTATACATTACACGCGGAAAATCCCGGGAGGAGATGCTGAGAGGCAGCGGCAGAGAAGTCATTGAGAGAAAGAAAGGTGAGCTAATCAGCAAAACGAATTCCCTCAGAAAACTCTGAAAGCCCCGCGGTCTTACGATGCTGCCGTTTCAGGTTATAACGCCCGGAGCCGTGCTCACAGCATGGTGGAGCCGGCCGGCCCGATGCATCAGCCGGTTGATATCAGTTTCTCGTGTCCGTATCAGTTTGCTTGAAGATGCCGGATCTGTTTACATGTCCGACATATTTTCCCAGTACACGAACTTCTTCGAAAACGTCAGGCTCAATGATGATATCCTGATACTCTTCATTTGCCGGTTTTAACTGCAGACCGTTCTTCCCGTAAAAAATCTGTTTCAGCGATGTCTCGCCATTGTACAGTACCGCTCCGATATCTCCGTTTTTGATGTCATCATCTATGAGAAGGACGAAGTCGCCGTCGTGTATGTTGGCATCTTTCATGCTGGCGCCCGAAACGCGCAGCGCATACATTTTATCGATATTGGGGAACAGATATTCCAGTGTGATGGAGCCGAGGTTGGCTTCAACGGCCTCCTGAAGTGATCCTGCTGCAATAAGGCCGCGTACGGGGATTCCCGTTTCAGGGATGCTGTCCGCGGTATCGAATTCGGGAGCAAGTTCATATTCATCATCGTCTGTTTTGATGAGATAGCCCTTCTTTAGCAGCGCCTGGAGATTTTGTGTGACACTATTCGGCGATTTGAACCGGAACTGCTCGGCTATTTCACGATAGGTAGGCCAGATACCATGTTCTTCCTTGAAGGTTACAATGTAATCAAAAAACTGTTTCTGCTTCCTGGTCAGTTGACTGTTATCCATATCGCTGAGATCACTGTGATGAAGTATGTGTACGAAGTATGTGCATAATACAATAAAAAAAGACAGCGTGCAACCGGATGTAAAAAAAATATGGATCAGGGTGCAGCTGAGCTGCTTTACCGTTCAGGTAGTCCGGATTCATCCCGAATGATTATGTATCCATCGGTATTAACCGGATCGGCATCGACCGGAAATAAAGTTTGAATTCCTGTCCGACATAAGTTAAAATAACATCTGCATAAAGAGCTGCATTTTAATTGAATGAACGCAAGCAACTGATAATCAACTAAAAGGAGTTGTACATGGCCAAGAGTACTCAGAAAAAGACAAACAGTAGCAGTAACGGAGAGCTTGTATATCCTCCGAAAGAGATCGTTAAGCAGGCCAATGTGAAAGATTATGATGCTGTATACAAACGTTCGGTAGAAGATCCGGAAGGTTTCTGGGCTGAGGAAGCCAAAAAGCTGCACTGGTTCAAAAAGTGGGACAAGGTTCTGGATGACAGCAACAAGCCGTTTTACAAGTGGTTTACCGGCGGAAAAACCAACATGATCAGCAATGCCATAGACCGCCATCTGAAGACGTGGCGGAGAAACAAGCTTGCGCTGATCTGGGAAGGTGAACCCGGCGATCTCAAAACCATGTCATACCATGCACTGAACAGGGAGGTTTCCAAATTTGCCAATATCCTGAAAAGCATGGGTGTCAAAAAGGGTGAAATTGTGACCATATACATGCCCCAGATCCCGGAGCTTGCCATAGCCATGCTCGCGTGCGCGAAAATCGGTGCCGCACATAGTGTTGTGTATGGCGGATTCAGTGTGGAGGCCCTGGCTTCACGGATTGACGACTCTCAAAGCAGGGTGCTGGTTACTGCTGACGGCGGATGGCGCCGCGGAAAAATCACTGATCTGAAGGGTATTGCCAATGAGGCCATGAAGCGCTCGCCGACCGTTGAGGTCTGCATAACCGTCAAACGCACCGGGCATGAAGTGTATATGGAGAATGACCGTGACTTCTGGCTTCATGATCTGCTGGCCCTGCCTATTTCCAGTCCGAAATGTGATACCGAAGTCATGGATGCCGAAGATATGCTCTTCATTTTGTACACGTCAGGGACAACGGGAAAACCCAAAGGGCTTTTGCATACTCATGGCGGATATGCTGTGTATACGGCCGCTACGCATCGTTACGTATTTGATATAAAGGATGAGGACCGGTGGTGGTGCGCCGCGGATCCGGGATGGATTACAGGTCACAGCTACATGATTTACGGTCCGCTGATTAACGGCTCTACGGTGATGATGTATGAGGGAGCGCCCAACCATCCCTATCCCAACCGTTGGTGGAGCATGGTGGAAAAGTACGGCATCAATATTCTCTACACATCACCGACAGCCATCCGCGGTCTGATGCGTTTTGGTGAGCAGTGGCCTGCTCGGCATGACCTCAGCTGTCTGCGGCTTCTGGGTTCCGTCGGTGAACCCATCAACCCGGAAGCATGGAAATGGTATCACAGGGTTATCGGGAATGAGAAATGTCCGATCATGGACACGTGGTGGCAAACCGAAACCGGCGGCTTCATGATTTCGCCCCTTCCGGTTACACCCCTGAAGCCTGGCTCGGCAACCAAACCGTTTTTTGGCATTGAGATAGCTATTGTGGATGAAAAGGCCAAAGAGGTAAAAGCCGGTGAAGAAGGAAATCTCGTCATAAAAACACCGTGGCCCGGCATGGCCCGAACCATATACGGTGACCCCGACCGCTTTGTGGAAACGTACTGGAAAGAGTATGAAAAGCAGGGATGGTACAAGGCCGGCGATTCTGCGAGAGT
Proteins encoded:
- the lexA gene encoding transcriptional repressor LexA; translation: MDNSQLTRKQKQFFDYIVTFKEEHGIWPTYREIAEQFRFKSPNSVTQNLQALLKKGYLIKTDDDEYELAPEFDTADSIPETGIPVRGLIAAGSLQEAVEANLGSITLEYLFPNIDKMYALRVSGASMKDANIHDGDFVLLIDDDIKNGDIGAVLYNGETSLKQIFYGKNGLQLKPANEEYQDIIIEPDVFEEVRVLGKYVGHVNRSGIFKQTDTDTRN
- the acs gene encoding acetate--CoA ligase, which codes for MAKSTQKKTNSSSNGELVYPPKEIVKQANVKDYDAVYKRSVEDPEGFWAEEAKKLHWFKKWDKVLDDSNKPFYKWFTGGKTNMISNAIDRHLKTWRRNKLALIWEGEPGDLKTMSYHALNREVSKFANILKSMGVKKGEIVTIYMPQIPELAIAMLACAKIGAAHSVVYGGFSVEALASRIDDSQSRVLVTADGGWRRGKITDLKGIANEAMKRSPTVEVCITVKRTGHEVYMENDRDFWLHDLLALPISSPKCDTEVMDAEDMLFILYTSGTTGKPKGLLHTHGGYAVYTAATHRYVFDIKDEDRWWCAADPGWITGHSYMIYGPLINGSTVMMYEGAPNHPYPNRWWSMVEKYGINILYTSPTAIRGLMRFGEQWPARHDLSCLRLLGSVGEPINPEAWKWYHRVIGNEKCPIMDTWWQTETGGFMISPLPVTPLKPGSATKPFFGIEIAIVDEKAKEVKAGEEGNLVIKTPWPGMARTIYGDPDRFVETYWKEYEKQGWYKAGDSARVDEDGYFWIIGRIDDVIKVSGYRLGTAEVESALVSHPSVSEAAAIALPHEVKGNAIYTYVILKQGVKGGKSLEEELRQHVSDEIGPIARPEVVQFLDSLPKTRSGKIMRRVLKARAMGVDEGDLSTLEE